AACCAAAGTACATGAGTAAAAACAGTTGATTCAAGCATTTATGTAAAGGTTACAGCAGTTAAGCATGTACGTTCACTTAGATCATACTATAACTCAGCATTTGTGCTATTCATGAGATGGAACCGTCAGAGCAGGGGAGTGGAAGTCAGGACACCCAGATCCTATTTGCAGTTACTGATTTGTTGAGAAGTCGCTTTCAGCCAACGCTTTTGAATTTGAGTGGCTAAAATGCGGCCGCCTTCCTGCAGAAAATGTGGCTTGGTtttgagagctgctgagcacacAGAGGGACTAGAATCAGAGCCCCTGAAAAGCAAACCACTTACTTAGGTGACTAACTTCAGGCACAGAAAAGTTTGCAAATTTTGGCCTTAACCTCTCTCTGTCAATCTGTTGCCACATTTCTAAAATGAGTATTAACCTATCACACAaggcttaatgtttgtaaagagctcTAGAGAAGTATAAAGTTACTGACCAGTGGTTATTCTGCTGCTTGTGTCAAATACAGAAGATGGGGGAGTTTCATTGGCATGCAGGATTCCTAGAATAATAGAAGTTAAAGACAgacaaaatctctctttgtagtaaTTTATAACTTGCTCATTTCCAGATTATCCAGTCACTATCTGACCTGTTAGGACACACAGACTAGCCCGATGTGCAGAATAGAAAGCTGTGAGCGGCTTACTGTGTTCCCTTAGCTACATGCATGTTTCCACTTGCACACTTAGATTTCCCAGCCCTTTCTTCAATTCCATTTATTGCACGTGACTTTGCCATTACTCATGGCATGTGCAAATGAATggcttaagcatgtgcataaattttTTCAGGTTCAGGGCCTAACAGACTTCAAAGGGATTATTTATTGCctaaaggattttttgttttaaggatCAAGCCCTCAGAAAGCAGTAGGTTCACTACTCTAACTGATAACTACAAAAACACCCCATATGTTCAACATATGGTAATATTTATTTGATAATTTAAGCACTGGTTaattggaggtttcagagtagcagccatgttagtctgtattcgcaaaaagaaaaggagtacttgtggcaccttagagactaaccaatttatttgagcataagctacatcagatgcatccgatgaagtgagctgtagctcacgaaagcttatgctcaaataaatctgttagtctctaaggtgccacaagtcctccttttctttttggttaattGGAGTATTTGTTTAATTTACTCAAACCCTCAGGAATCAAATAACTTGTTTTCAAAATAATGCATCTTCCACCTTTAATTTGATCATTTTGGGGGTTAGTATAGTCATTGGCTCAAGGAAGTTGCTATGCACTTAGTAAGGAAAGACTAAATggtgaaaaagagaagaaaaactcTTCAAGGAAAACTGCTGTAATGTTAATCGATGACTGTGACTAAAAATTGCCTTTTGCAGACTGGGCTAGTGGCATTGTAAGCCCTAGTATATGTTATGATCTGTCTCTGGGAGGTCTGTCGTTAACAAGACAAGCCGCTTAATGAGTTAAAGGGATGGTCACACCTAAATTCTGAAGGAATTGTACCATCAAATGATTTGTATTAACTCTTAGTGCTCATATCAATCAGCCACACTGAGACATCCAACTGACCCATGCTTCCTTTTCTCAGGTTGGCTCAAAGTTTAGCAGATTGCCTTATGGCAAGTAGACTGGCTGCTTGAATCAAGATGGAACATTGTATGCAGGGACCTGGAGCCCCTACCAGCCATACCTCAGtatgagggtgaccagatgtcctgattttgtaggcacagtcctgatatttggggctttgtcttatataggtgcctattaccacccaccccctgtcccaatttttcatgcTTGTTCTCTGGTCGCCCTACTCAGTATAGAAGATGGAGATGGCTGCAAGTTGATCCATTTCATACAGAACAAGTCATTAGGCTCTTAGCACAACAACAATGCGGCAGCTGATTGGCAGAGTCTTTCATGATGCCTGTCCTACCACATGGTTACTTTGAGGGAGGGTCATGTTCCACCTTGATTCCCTTGACTGGGCTCTGGCACTGCAATATACACCCCCAAGTATGCACCGACACTGTAAGCCAACAGCTCACTCATCCATTTATTGCATTTGCTGTACAGTGTTTAGAGTTGTTCCTGTAAAACATTACATGGAAGCAAAGCTGCACATGTTACCACATGACATCAGTTTGTTTGGAGTGCAGCATCCCTGGGCCATTAGGGAACTGTTTCTCTTCATTTCCAAATCCATTAAACAATAGAAGTGAAATGAGGACAAGTGTTAAGGGCTGGAAAGCATGCTGCTACTTGAACTTATTGTCCAGAGCTTTGTCAGTTAATTTGGCAGCATAAACAGCACTAAACTAAAAACCAAACAGATTCTGTCAGTGGCATATCACTATCTGCTAATATTTAAGACAACTCAGAGGAACGGGAGTGTCCAACCGGTACAGTCTCGgatgcaggagacccaggttcgaGTCCCTTGTacaccacagactttctgtgcaaCCTTGGCCAAATCATTtagtctctgttcctcagttccccatctgtaaataagGACAATAGCACTTCCCTTTCCtctttgaggataaatacattagtgATTAGCAGGATAGATAGGAATGAGCATGGCAAAAAATCTAACGCCGGGTCAGGCTCCAGAATTTCAGCGATTGTGTTGGATACTTGTTCATAGTTTGGCGGCACACTACAAAATTGGGTTAGAGATTTCACCAGGAATAGCCTTGCCTAGGATTTCTGCTTCTGGTCCCACAGGTGAAAAAAACCATCGTTAGAATCTCAAAAAAAGtttggtgctaaaaatagccaagAGTTAAGTGGAAAAGGAACAGCAGGAGAGGCATATTCTTATTTTAGCCAAACCTATTCATTATCATGCTCTGTGACCAGTAAGTACCTGTTCCATTGTCACTCAAGTTTAGAATGGCAATATTTCAGGTTTTCAGAGCAATGGAGGAGAACTACCTACTTTGTTCTGGATCAGATCCATTGTGGCTCTTTATTCACTTCTCTAGAAAGGCTGTGAGGATGCTTGTTTATACATTGCCACCAATCTCCTCTCATTCAAAGGCTACCACTAACGCTATAAAGAGAAGATAATAACCACTAATTCTTCCAGCCAGTCTGAATCTCAGAACTGGTGAAGACAATTGCTTAACAAAAACTGCGGGGGGAACGGATGGACGGACAGGACCCAGTGTACTAGAGTGATATCTttaatttgattatttttgtaaTGAGTAAATTATTGTGTCATTGCTAGAGAGATAGCAACATTTTTTGATGTACGTGTACCCAGACGCCTCCTGCTgtaagacaagcccaagaaagaaaccaacagaactccactggccatcacatacagtcctcagctaaaacctctccaacacatcatcagtgatctacaacccatcctggacaacgatcccccactttcacaggccttgggaggcaggccaatccttgcccacagacaacccgctaACCTGacgcatattctcaccagcaatgacacaccgcaccatagtaactctaactcaggaaccaatccatgcaacaaacctcgatgcccactctgcccacatatctacaccagcgacaccatcacaggacctaaccagatgagccacaccatcaccggttcattcacctgcacgtccaccaatgtaatctacgccatcatgtgccagcaatgcccccctgctcTGTATGTCAGCtgaactggacagtccctacgtaaaaggataaaatggacacaaatcagatattaggaatggcaatatacaaaaacctgtaggagaacacttcaacctccctggacacacaatagcagatttaaaggtagccatcctgcagcaaaaaaacttcaggaccagacttcaaagagaaactgctgagcttcagttcatttgcaaattggaaacCATCaactcaggattaaacaaagactgtgaatggctagccagctacaaaagcagtttctcctcccttggggttcacacctcagctgctagaagagggcctcatcctccctgattgcactaacctcgttatccctagcctgattcttgcttgcatatttatacctgcctctggaaatttccactccatgcgtccaacgaagtgggtattcacccacgaaagctcatgctccaatatggctgttagtctataaggtgccgcaggactctctgccgcttttacagatccagactaacacggcgacccctctgatacttaacatttttgaaattgtgatgatttttaattgattttttttaaaaataaatttcaacaaatttttccctatttttttattaactgattttttgggggggccaAGGGGGATTGGTGAAATTTCCCTTTGTcctcccaaccagctctaatcaaGTGCTTTGTTCTCAAGTTATAGCCTGTTTTTCATTTTAGATAAATAGCAGCTAACACATGTAcataaaaaaaacacattgattTGGTTTCCAACCACATGATCTTGTGGGTGAATTTTGTGGCATATGCTGTAGTCATAGACCAGGCATTAATGATACCCACCTTAAGACCCTGAAAAATATCTGTCATTGCCATATATTGGACATATTCATGAATGTCACCGACTTGCTCCCTGTCTATGTGCATCTccctgatattttctgttttgatgATTACTTTTGTGTCTGGGCATTTAAGTAAAAGGTGTGAGATGGCTTTGTGAACGCTGATCACCCTCCTGATGAAAGCATCAATAGGGAAGGGTCTAAAGTGCAGGCCCAGCGTTATGGCCGTGTCTTTCTGTCCCACTAACCTGTTGATTTCATGTGTGATTGAGTCATCTTTTTATGAAAAAGAATGAGAAAGACGCACAAAAGGGTGCCTACGATTCTCTCACAGAATTTGAATGTTCTTCTTTATTGCCACATGGGTCTTGAACAGTCCATTCCTGTGGTGATCAAAGACCTTCAGAGAGCTAACAAAGGAGAAAGGGGCGGAACTTTAAACCACTGATTTTGTCACCATTTCCCTCATTTTAAAGAATGGATTCACCCCTTGCGCAGAGGGCCAACCTAAGGCGTGCACCAGTTaaacacaaaactcccattgattccaaggggccaggattttaaGCACAGGGAGGAATTCACCCGTGCCCTGGAGGGGTTGGCCTCTCTGTGCGGACCTCAAACAGAATTTCCTTGAACCTTGGATGGGTAAGGAGTAgaattctattattattattattaatcatcatcatcatcatcgtttTACAGCGGTGCTTAAGAGCCAGCAAAGAACAAGATCCCATcgtgcagtacaaacacagaatctCAGACAGTCCCTGTAgggtgtttgtgtgtctgtgatCTATCATGCACATGGGTCTGAGGAAGCGTGGCCCCACCCATGCCACATTTTACCCCTTATTCCCCCGCCCTCCAGTGCGGCAGTTTCAGCTTTGGCTGGTTGTGAAGCTGCTCCTACCAGCTGGAGTCTCCAGCTGACACTGTTTCAGACCGGCACTGCAGTACTGCAGGAGAGTTCCCTGTTTTTCCATCTAGCATTCTATTGCACTGTAACACTGCAGGAGATCCCCCTTCTGGCTTCTCTTTCCACTCTGAACATTGATTCTCCGAGTCATTAAATGTCATGAACTGTATCGAGAATTTACTACCAATTGATCATCCTTAATTTAAGGCAAGCTACAAGGCAACAGAATGGAATAATGTAGCCTCCAAGTACATCATGTAAGGGCAAATAGTTTAAGAAACTCATCGATACCAGTTAGAAAGACCCCGGCAAATTTCAGTGGGTGAAAGGAGAGGCCAAAGAGACCTGAATGCTACTAAAATTCTAGCATGAGTTTTGAAATTAACATCTAGGAAGAATGTACTCATCGtgccttcaaatccctccttaaaactctttcACTGCAATGCCTACCAAAAAACTTAGCATACCAGTAGTCTAGAGATTGTTGAGATCACTGCCTGCCGTATATGGCCTGTTTACTTGGGCTTTCTCACCACTCAGTCTCTATCCACCTATTGTCtcttagagtgtaagctcttttggggcaggaattgcctttgtgtgtgtgtgtgtacagcacctagtgtcacagttcagggaaacTTATATGGTACAGCAAGAGCATCCACACTCAGGCTTCCAACTGTTGCCTCActtgggtggagacccacatctctcccTTTTGATCAGGGTGCATCCAGGCTGaacagtcccctgccttcactgGATTATTCTCAGCAAGAGACTCTACTTAAGGAGGCCTATTTCCCTTCCCTTCAGAAACTAACAGAGTAATCACCCATGTTATAAGGTACCACACACTTCCcatgcaagcctattttattgTGAAGGTAAAAGCACTGcagagaaaatatataaaaacaatgaaagaacaCAGTACATGCCTGCTTATAAGTTTACTAGAGCTCACCCAGCTCTAacctgggctctggcaggagcagtccttctaAGCCCCACTCAAGGGGCTTCCTTGTGGGTTCAAGTTCCTCACAGCCTCAGCTCTGAACAAGCACCCTCACAGGTTGAGCTCCCCTTCATACAgttctggggtctttcagctgGGGCATCCAAGAACAGATAATTAGCATGCAATTGGTTTTCCTCCCCAGGGCATAGATTCAAAAAGGATGGATTTGAAGTGGGTCATTTGCATTCCCCTCACCTCCAGACATTTCCTAGGGAATTTACCTTATATGCATTTCCCCAAAAAGTCCTTTGCGGATCCTAACATTTACATTAGTCAAGTCCCTAGAAAAGTTACATACACTCCTACAACAGTTCAaacaattgtatttttaatacaatggacccaaAGCTATTTTACCTAGTTCACTAGGTTTAACGTGATTCAGCAAAGTTTATCTTAACTCCATAACGTTTGTCCTGGACATTGCAGCATATGGCCAGCCTGTCACTCCTAGAACAATGGGTCCTGCTCCGTGaccagggctcctaggtgctacctcAACACGAACAACAATTATAATAATCCCCCACTTCTAGATTGGCCTCAGTGAAACTACACTTATTTACACCAGCGAAAGACCTGATCTTTGTGCTAGAACGCTGTTGGATTGGATCAGAAAATTGACATTATAAAAACGGTTGTGCCTTTCTCAGCATAACTGTGCCAGGCGCCTCTTACGTTACTGACAAAAAACAAGCTTTTACTAGCATTAGCAAGATCTGCACTACCTTTCACGTCGTCAGAGCTGTCAACTAAGAGAATCTCTATCACTGGTGATGAGCAAGGTAGCTTTGCAGATCCCAGGCTCAACTCACAGATCTGGTCCGAAAAAAAAAATATGATCTTTTGACGTATGAACAGAGTAAATGTTATGTGAAAATCACTGAAAGAAAATATATGCGGAGCCCCATCCTGTCATTTTTCAGAGGAGATCAGCACTTTAGAGTGTTGCAACATAAACTACTGCAACACGAGGTGCTGACTTGCAACTCCTGGAACAACAAGAGAACAGGGAAAGATTGTCGGCTTAACTTCCCATGCAGAACAAAACCCTGTCACTTATATGCTAATGCTGAGTAAGCAGCATACGTTTTACACACTGGACTTTTATGAGAGCCTGCATGGACTTACATGAATTAAACTAAAATGGCTTTTCATATATCACTGTCCTCATGCATGTATATAACAACATATAAATGTGATCTAAGCACAGGAAGCAAAAGTCAGATTATTTCTATCTGGGTGATATTCTTCATTTTAATGAGACATCTGGGATTATTCCCCTGCATGCACAATTCCTATTAACATTTATACAGACACTGACTGGACAGCTGGTGCTGCTACTAGGAAATCTAAATCAGACCAGAATTTGGGGTCTAAGTAGCTTAGGGTAGTTCAGTAGTGGCCATTCTAAGTGGCTGTCATGAAGCATTTCATTTCTGAAGGTAGCTAGAATGACATTGCTGATTCCCCTAACCCAACAAAATCTGACCGCCACAAGTCATGTCTTTTCAATCCACCAACCTTAAGGTCCAAATCAGCCACCCTTTGCAGGCAGTATAGCTTCAAAAACTGTCTGAAGAGTTGGGAGACAGTGGTAAGTCTCTAGCCCTAAATCTGCCACACATGAACAGGAGGCAGGTGTGCACAGTGTTCGAGGCAGTCTTCTGTAGCGGCTTCCTGTGCTGAAGAGGCAAATCTGGAAAGGACATCTCCCATATGACTGATGTTCTGCTGCAAAGAGTGGCAAAAAGTCAAGCACAAATTCTCCTAATTGGTCAGCTTTGCAGGATTAGCAGGGGTCTGAGCATCCCTGAAGTCTGGTCTCTGTGTAAGAAGAGCCATTGATACCCAGGTTTGCTGGAATAACAGGGCTATGCTTCAGGAGC
The window above is part of the Caretta caretta isolate rCarCar2 chromosome 22, rCarCar1.hap1, whole genome shotgun sequence genome. Proteins encoded here:
- the LOC125625309 gene encoding LOW QUALITY PROTEIN: NXPE family member 1 (The sequence of the model RefSeq protein was modified relative to this genomic sequence to represent the inferred CDS: inserted 1 base in 1 codon; substituted 2 bases at 2 genomic stop codons) translates to MALPRAMYQICELSLGSAKLPCSSPVIEILLVDSSDDVKGSADLANASKSLFFVSNFMTFNDSENQCSEWKEKPEGGSPAVLQCNRMLDGKTGNSPAVLQCRSETVSAGDSSCSLKVFDHHRNGLFKTHVAIKKNIQILXENRRHPFVRLSHSFSXKDDSITHEINRLVGQKDTAITLGLHFRPFPIDAFIRRVISVHKAISHLLLKCPDTKVIIKTENIREMHIDREQVGDIHEYVQYMAMTDIFQGLKVGIINAWSMTTAYATXIHPQDHVVGNQINVFFLCTCVSCYLSKMKNRL